From Medicago truncatula cultivar Jemalong A17 chromosome 7, MtrunA17r5.0-ANR, whole genome shotgun sequence, a single genomic window includes:
- the LOC11434629 gene encoding basic 7S globulin → MASISILHFLLISLFCSFLLVSSRHQQQPNSNPKPNLLVLPVQQDASTGLHWANIHKRTPLMQVPVLLDLNGKHLWVNCEQHYASSTYQAPYCHSTQCSRANAHTCHTCVSSFRPGCHNNTCGLMSANPVTQQTAMGELAQDVLAIYAINGPKPGPMVTIPQFLFSCAPSFLAQKGLPNNVQGVVGLAHSPISLQNQLSSHFGLKRQFTMCLSRHPNSNGAILFGDAPNNMHFGQGNNYNNKNNPNLFNNLVYTPLTITQQGEYRIHVTSIRLNQHTVVPVSAPMLSSYPEGVMGGTLISTSIPYTILQHSLFEAFTQVFAKQYPRQAQVNAVGPFGMCFDSKRINQALSVEFVMDRPDVVWRISGENLMVQPRNGVSCLAFVNGGLHPKAAITIGSRQLEENMMMFDLARSRLGFTNSLNSHGMKCSDLFDFTNAP, encoded by the coding sequence ATGGCTTCTATTTCCATCCTTCATTTTCTACTCATTTCTCTCTTTTGCTCTTTCCTTTTAGTCTCATCTCGccaccaacaacaaccaaactcCAATCCAAAACCAAATCTATTGGTTTTACCAGTTCAACAAGATGCTTCAACTGGACTCCATTGGGCCAACATCCACAAAAGAACCCCTTTAATGCAAGTTCCAGTTCTCCTTGACCTCAATGGCAAACACTTATGGGTCAACTGTGAACAACACTACGCATCCTCAACATACCAAGCACCCTATTGCCATTCAACCCAATGCTCCAGAGCCAATGCTCACACATGTCACACGTGTGTCTCTTCTTTCAGACCCGGTTGCCATAACAACACCTGTGGGCTTATGTCCGCAAACCCGGTCACTCAACAAACAGCTATGGGTGAACTGGCTCAAGATGTCCTCGCTATCTACGCCATTAATGGGCCTAAGCCCGGCCCAATGGTTACAATCCCTcagttcctcttctcttgtgCTCCTTCCTTTTTGGCCCAAAAGGGCTTACCCAATAACGTTCAAGGCGTTGTTGGGTTAGCCCATTCACCCATTTCACTGCAAAATCAACTTTCATCCCATTTTGGACTCAAACGCCAATTCACCATGTGTCTCTCTCGACACCCAAATTCAAACGGAGCTATACTCTTTGGGGATGCACCAAATAACATGCATTTTGGTCAGggcaataattataataacaaaaacaacCCTAATCTTTTCAATAATTTGGTTTACACCCCATTAACAATTACACAACAAGGAGAGTACCGTATACATGTTACCTCCATAAGACTTAATCAGCACACTGTTGTTCCAGTGAGTGCACCTATGTTATCATCATATCCAGAAGGTGTTATGGGAGGAACATTGATTAGTACTTCAATTCCTTATACAATTCTCCAACACTCTCTCTTTGAGGCGTTTACACAAGTATTTGCTAAGCAGTATCCAAGACAAGCACAAGTGAATGCTGTTGGACCGTTTGGTATGTGTTTTGATTCCAAAAGGATTAACCAAGCTCTTAGTGTTGAGTTTGTGATGGATAGGCCTGATGTTGTTTGGAGAATCTCTGGTGAAAACTTGATGGTGCAGCCACGAAATGGGGTTTCTTGTTTGGCATTTGTGAATGGTGGGTTGCATCCTAAAGCTGCTATTACTATTGGAAGTCGtcaattggaagaaaatatgatGATGTTTGATCTTGCAAGGTCAAGGCTTGGGTTTACTAATTCCTTGAACTCCCATGGAATGAAGTGTTCTGATCTCTTTGACTTCACCAATGCTCCATAG
- the LOC11434183 gene encoding E3 ubiquitin-protein ligase ATL6, translating into MKKDPTNLFILFGILLLSITKTQSQATNDNPTNPNFNQEFNPSFAIIIVILVAALFLMGFFSIYIRRCSDSPSSNNLLLPITNGRRAVARGLDPSVIETFPILEYSEVKIHKIGKDVLECAVCLMEFEDTETLRLIPKCDHVFHPECIDEWLSSHTTCPVCRANLVPQPGDSVHGVPESQQQDVEAQNDAVQLPTESDSVLLAPEVISLNKTLNRNRTRGSQSNRPRRFPRSHSTGHSLIQPGENTDRFTLKLPNKVRKQIMSRQLQRARSLITLPRESSSRHGYRTGGEGSNRGKSLRRLDLSFKSDRWIFNRAPSFLARALSFRSPKPKVNNSDDDEGTSSAAAPIMPSSAVDSARPQI; encoded by the coding sequence ATGAAGAAAGATCCAACCAATTTATTCATCCTCTTTGGAATCCTTCTTCTCTCAATCACAAAAACCCAATCCCAAGCTACTAACGATAACCCCACAAATCCAAATTTCAACCAAGAATTTAACCCTTCCTTCGCTATAATCATAGTCATTTTAGTAGCTGCTCTTTTTCTCATGGGCTTTTTCTCCATCTACATCCGTCGCTGCTCCGATTCACCTTCCTCCAACAACCTCCTTCTCCCCATCACCAACGGCCGTAGAGCGGTGGCGCGTGGACTCGATCCATCAGTAATCGAAACTTTCCCGATTCTTGAATACTCCGAAGTCAAGATCCATAAGATCGGAAAAGATGTTCTTGAGTGTGCCGTTTGTTTAATGGAATTCGAAGATACTGAAACGCTGCGTTTGATTCCAAAGTGTGATCATGTTTTTCACCCTGAGTGTATTGACGAGTGGTTATCTTCTCACACAACGTGTCCCGTTTGTCGCGCGAATCTCGTTCCACAACCTGGTGACTCAGTTCACGGCGTTCCTGAGTCACAGCAACAAGACGTTGAAGCTCAAAACGACGCGGTTCAATTACCGACGGAATCTGACTCAGTATTACTTGCTCCAGAAGTGATTTCGTTGAATAAAACACTGAACCGGAACCGTACGCGTGGATCTCAATCAAACCGGCCGCGTCGTTTTCCACGGTCTCACTCGACCGGACATTCTTTAATCCAACCGGGTGAAAACACGGACCGGTTCACTTTGAAACTGCCTAATAAGGTTAGGAAACAGATAATGAGCCGGCAATTGCAACGAGCGAGAAGTTTGATTACGTTACCAAGAGAAAGTAGCTCAAGACATGGCTACCGAACCGGAGGTGAAGGAAGTAATAGAGGAAAAAGTTTGAGGCGGTTGGACCTGAGTTTTAAATCAGACCGGTGGATATTTAATAGAGCACCGTCGTTTTTAGCAAGGGCATTGTCGTTTAGGTCTCCAAAGCCAAAAGTCAATAATAGCGATGATGATGAAGGAACTTCTTCTGCAGCTGCTCCTATCATGCCATCCTCTGCTGTTGACTCTGCACGCCCTCAGATTTGA